DNA from Chloroherpetonaceae bacterium:
ATTCATGATGAAACTGACCACCCGCGTACCTCCTATCGAATGGATGTGACCGAAGGATTGATTGGTAAACTTGCGGCGAATATAATTCATGTTTCTAGTGTGGATGCCGGTTTGATGGCACGCCTCTTTTCGCTGATTATCCTTGGCGATTGGGTCAGTTATTACCTTGCAATACTCAATAAGGTTGACCCTTCGCCCGTGACAGCCATTGACTATTTGAAAAAATCTCTTGAAGGTTATAAAGGTTAATGGTCTGAGTCTTCATTTTGAGAAATAATTCAATTGATGAAATGAAAACCAAATTATCTTATTGGGTTCATGTTGCTGCATTGTCTTTGATGATGTTGATTTCTTCGTGCGGTTCAGAAGTATCATATAAACTAAGCACAATGCCTGAAGGCGTTTCGTTTACAGGCGAGCTATCGAAAGTTAGATATGATGAGGCATCGAAATCGCTTGTGGTGAAAGGGGAATTAACAACAAGTGAATTTAATGCGCTGATTGCCCTTTCAAATGATGCTGAATACCAAAACGCCGTGATGCGGCTTTTTGAGTGGACGAATCGGGAAGAGGATTCTCGAATTGGGTTGCTTCGAGTTACCGTAGAGCCACTTTATGAATCGCTCTTTTCTTCGATTACTGCGGCATTCACAACGGCTTATCCAAAGGCCGATATTCGGCTTTCACCACTTCAAACCGACAGTGCGCTTGAACGAATCTTTTCAGGTGATTGTCGTTTTGCCCTCACAGTAAGAAGATTAACTGCGTCAGATAGTTTGCGAATTCAGGAAGCTAAAATCGCTGTTAATCAAATTGGATACTTGAAAGATGCCGTTTGTTTGGCGATTCATCCCACAAATCCTGTAAATGCCACTGATCTTTCAACGCTTCGTGAATCATTAAAAGGAAACTTGAAAACTTGGAAAGAGATTGCCTCGTTCGGAAGCTCGGAATCGCCGCGATTTTATGTGCCAAATGATTTTAGAAAAGCTTTCTTAAAAGATTCCTTGCTGGGCGGTGCGGAATTTGGAAGCTCAGTCATTTTTCTTGATACCGATGAAGCGATTCTCGATTCTACTCAAACCAATAAACACGCGGTTGGATTTGTATCGATGCTCAAGATAGGTAATGCATTGGATGTTCGGGCAGCAACACGAGATACCACACGGTTCAAGATAATGGGACTAACAGAATCCAAGGTTATTCCGGCTGCAAGGCCGTTTCAAGCCAATGTTTTGCTAAAGAAGTATCCTTTAGCATATACAATTTATGCGGTGTTTAGAACTGATCTTGGGATGTTGCCCGCCGGCTACTCGCAGCACTTAAAAGGAACGCGTGAAGGTGAAGGACAAACCTTGGGTTTCAGGGCTGGTCTTGTACCGCTTGCTGCTCGAATCGAACTCAAAGATCCGGAAGCAGAAAAAAATGCGCAAGAGCAATAAGTATTATATCTCGATTAACGACAAGAAAATTTTTATAACGGTGATACAACAAAAAACCCCTTTATTAAAAATGACAACGGTTCAATCAAGAATCGTCATGTTGCTTTTTCTCATTTTTCCTTTGCTTTCGTGTAATCGAGAGCAAGAACAAACCACCACGAGTGGCACATTAAATGTTGTCTCTGATGAAGCGGTTGGTAAAATGACCGACTTGCAAATTGCAGATTTTATGCGAAGTTGGGATCAAGCAAAAATCACCAATGAATCTGCACGGACGAGAATTGCCGTCGAAAAACTCTTGAATAAAGAAACGGATTTTATTGTCATCTCACGCGAATTAAAGCCTGATGAACAAGCCGCTGCTAAAAAAGAAGGGCTTGAGTTGGTGTCGAGGCCGCTTGCTATGGATGCGCTTTGTTTTATCGTTCACCCCAAAAATCCGGTAACAAAAATTACCTTAAAGCAGGCAAAAGAAATTTATTCGGGAAAGATAAAGAACTGGAATGAGCTTGGAGGGCCGAATCTCCCGATTCGTCTTTTTGCCACAAGTCCGAATGACGGGCAACGAGACTATTTGATTGATTCTTTGCTTCGAGGGGAAGCATTAGATACAACCGCTTACCCTGCAAAATATGCAACAGATGTATTGGATTATGTTTCGCAATTTGAAGGCGCGTTGGGCTATACAAGTACTGCTTTGGCAAGGCCGGCATTGAATGTACGTGCTTTGGATACATCAAAGTTTAAGGTAATGGCACTAGCCAAAAACGATAGTTCCGCTTTTATCAAACCTTTTCAACAGAATATTTACGATCGTGAATATCCTCTTTGGTATTTCGTTTATTACTATTATATGTACTACGGCAGATTGGCTCGAGGGCTCTCGGCGTATGTTTCAAAAGAGGGTCAAAAAATTTTGGAGAGAAACGGACTCACTCCGTTTCAACAACATATTACCGTTGTTAACTTTACGGAGGAGCAGTAATAGGAGTTCATGAGATATGAAATCAAAAGAGGCGCTTCAAGCGCCTCTTTTGATTTTAGAAAAAATTCTTGATTGCCGTTACTTAACTTCTTTATGAAGTGTACGGCGGCGGAGATAAGGATTATATTTCATCAACTCCAAACGCTCCGTGTTGTTGCGCTTATTTTTTTGGGTGGTATAGCGTGAAGGTGTTTTGCCTTCCTTTTTAGCTTCTGTACATTCCAGCGTAATCACGAGTCTATTGCCCTTCTTGACAGCCATTTCTTCGGTAAAAAAGTTTTGGTTTATTAAAATTGAGCGCAAATATACAAGTTCTCTTGTGAGAAAAAAAGAATTTTGATTGTTATCGAAGAGAAATCAACTCTACTTCAAAAATTAAAGTGCTGTTCGCCGGGATTAAACCTACCGGAGAAGAACCATACCCCAGTTCCGGGGGAATGGTAAGTCGCCGAGTTCCGCCAACCCGTAAGCCCCGAAGTCCCAGATCCCATCCACGAATCACGCTTCTTGCGCCTAAAGTAAATTGAAATGGTCTTCCGGAATCTCTTGAGTTATCAAAAACCTGTCCGTTCAATAGCTTACCGTTGTAATGGACAGTAAGCGAATTTCCATCTTGCGCTTCGGCGCCTGTACCTACAACCAAATCTTCAATAATCAAATCATCTTCTGGGTTTGTACCACAAGAAGAAATGAAGAGCAGGCAAGCAATGATTAAAAAATAAAACTTGTTTTTATTTACATTCATAGGATGATTCTTTACAGAAAAAAAAATTCCGATTTCGATGTATTTTTGTATAAGTGTGTAAGTAAACGGTAATCAGTGTGAATCCATTCTTTTCAAAGGGCAAAAAAACAGAATCGTGTCCATTTCACAAAATTCCACTTGAACTTTCCTATCAGGGCGTCAAAGAATATAAGGATTGGAATGTTCGTGTGGAAGGATTGCCAATTCTGTATTGCCCGGCTTGCCTAAGTAACGGTAAAGATTATTCAAGAGAATTACAGACGGAAGAAAGTGAAGCCTTCTTAAAAAATCTCTTCAAACTCCTTGAAAAATCTCGTTTAGGGCAAAATGAGAAAAGTCATCTGAATTCTCCGTCCATTACACTCAATTTTAATCCGATAAAATATTCCCTTGAAAGGGATTCAACACTTAAAGCCAGACGCAATAAGGGCGGTGAGACCGGTGGAAAGGAACTCGACCCCGATATTCTTTCAAGAGTTGATAACTTTTCGCCGATAGAACCGAGATATGGTTTCGAGAGGCTGATTTTACCTGATGAAACCAAGGAGGAGTTGATTTCAGCACTTGCACTTTTAGAAAAGCAAACCTTGATTTACGAGACTTGGAATTTAAGGTCGATTGATCGGGCAGGAAGAAAAGTTGCCTTAAACTTTTTTGGACCCCCGGGCACCGGAAAAACACTTGCTGCTGAAGCAATCGCAGAGAAGCTTGGGAAAAAATTACTAACCATCAGTTACGCGGAGTTGGAGTCTAAATATGTTGGAGAAACACCTAAAAACATTAAGGCTGCATTTGAAAAGGCCGCTTTAAGCAACTCGGTTCTTTTCTTTGATGAAGCCGATTCAATTCTTGGAAAGCGATTAACCTCGATTACTCAATCAGCCGACCACGGTGTAAACCTGACGCGAAGCACAACCCTCATTGAACTTGATGAGTATGACGGTATCGTGATCTTTGCATCCAATTTAATTCAAAATTATGATTCAGCTTTTTTAAGACGAATGCTTGCCCATATTGAATTCAAACTCCCAACCGCAGAAATGCGCTCAACCATTTGGAAAACTCATTTACCGCCGCAATTGCCAATTGATGGAACGCTAAACTTCGACGCGTTGGCTTATCACTCCGAAAATGCATCAGGTGCTGATATAAAAACGGCAATCTTAATGGCTGCATCGCAAGCCTCAATGCGAGCTTTAGGCATGCAACGTGTGAATCAAGAAGATTTTGAAAAAGCAATAAGATTGATTTTGGAAAAAAAGTCGCTGATCGCCACAAAGATGCTTGAGTAAAGGGGCGGAAATTTCTATGAAGAGTTGGCTTGAAGCAATTTATTTCACCAACAATTGCCATTCTTCTTCTGTCAACACGCGTTTACCTGAAACATTCTGAAGCGAGGCTTCTTTTTCAAAGTAAGCGATTCGTGCTTCGGGTGAAGGGTGTGTCGAGAGGAATGACCCCCAATCAAGGGCATTTTCAGTATTCTTAATTTTTTTGAAAAGGGTTGCTAAGCCGGAGATATCGTAACCGATTGATTTCAAGGTCGTAACCGCAAATTCATCCGCCTCGGTTTCGTCAGCCCTGCTGTAGCTAAGATCAAGCAAACCGCCTGCTTGTTGGATTAAGATTGCAGAGAGGCCTGTGACATCGCCGAAAATCAACGCGTATAGAATTAAAAAAAGTGAAGCACGAGCGACTTTTTTTAGGCTATGTTTTTTATAAATGTGGCCGGCTTCATGCGCAAGAAGTCCTAATAATTCAGGCTCCCGTTCCATCTCTTTAAGAATTCCGCGATAAACAACAATTGTGCCACCCGGAAGTGCAAACGCGTTTTTTATATTCTTTTCAGCGATAACAATCTTAAAATGCCTTGAGCTATCCGGAGAAAGTGAACCCACAAAGGCTTCGCATTTTGACATTAGCGTTTTTGTTGCGAAGGAGGTATCAATCTCAAATTCACTTGAAACCTGCTCATATGCTGCTTTGCCCAAGGCTTCTTCTGCTTCTTGCGGAATCAATTCCGCTACGCCGAGAGAAATCCAATCAATTCCAAGCGTAAAAAATAGTACAATAAAAAGAATGATACTGATACCTATTGCAATAGCAGGTTTGAACCCTAAATCGATGTAATCGCCTTTTCGGGTATAGCCGTAAGTGTTAAGGAGATTGAGAAGTTCACTGTCGTTACAGCGAGCAATCGGGAGCGTTCCATACTCTCGCTTTAGGATTGGAAAATCAAAGAGAATGTCGCCATTAGGGTGGGTTTCGCGAATTCTAAATTCGCCGATAAAAAACTCTCGCTCGAATGTGTTGGATTTAACCCAAAGTCCTGAGCGGCTAAGCCTTGCCGAGACACGCTCAACAGGGCTGCTTTCACTGACTTGAAAATAAAGCGACGATTCCCAAATCCCTTCTCGAATCATATCCTTCTCTTAAAATTCGATGCCAAGCCGTGCTGGAACTCCTTTATCGAAGTAGTGCTTGACTTTTCGCATTTCGGTAATGAGGTCAGCTTTTTCTTCAATTTCCGGCCAAACCTTATGGCCAGAGATCACCAATTCGCAGGGACGCCCTTTCGCTTCATAAAGGGAGATGATTTCCATCAATTCCTCTTCTTTAATCAAATGATAAGCCACGGCTGCAAGACCTTCATCCATAATCAAAAGATCGATTGTGGATTCGCTTAGCAGGCGCTTCGCTTCGGCAAGCCCTCGTTTTGCTTCACGAAAATCTTCATCTTGATTCTTAAATCGAAAAGTACCATCAGGCATCATGCGTTCGCAGCCTGTTGGATAAAGCTCAATTGGATATCCGTCTGTCTTTAATTTTCGAAGAATGAAACGCTCGGAGTAGTGTTCATTTTCGCCGTCAAACCCTTTGTCGAATTGGATAATTGCCACTTTTTTTCCGGCGCCAAGTGCGCGTATGGCAAGGCCCATCACCGAAGTGGTTTTTCCTTTTCCAAAGCCGTAATAAAGATGAATAAAACTCATATGACTGTATTAAAACGATAGTTCATAAATGATTCTTGCATTTCGAGGAGGCATTGGGAATGAGCGAATGATGACATAATTCTCTGAGAAAACGTTTCGAATGTCAGTAATAAGCTTGTGTTTTAGAAACTCGGTCACAAATTCATACGAGAGTGTGATATCAAAAAGAGAATAGGATGGAAGAAAATTTGATTGTGAATTTTCAGGAAGTGAAAATCGATAACCGCTTTGGGACACTGATGAATGCAATGAAAAATTTTGATACTTGAGAAACAAACGCAAATTAAATGAATGAAAAGGAATATAGGGTAGTTGAGAATTAAAAGTAGGGGAATTCTCGGTTTTGTCTTTGACCGATTGATACGAGTAATTGATCTCGATTTCCGATTCAAAAAGTTCAAGTGGAAACACGCGTAAACGGATGCCGGTTTCGATGCCAGTAGAAAGTGATTGCCCGACATTTTGTACCGACCAATTAAACGCATCTCGAGGAATAGATATGATTTTATCATCGGAATTAATAAGATACCCGTCAATATAAGTTTCAAAGTCAAGCTTTGCCGGTTGATAAGCCAAGGCATAGCGAATCCCAAGATTTAATTGGCCAGCAATCTCAGGGCGAAGATTGGGATTGCCGACTCTCGTGAAATAGCGTTCGTTGATACTGGGTAACCTTAAGTTTCGACTGTAAGTCGCGCTGATTTTTAATGTGGTGGTTGGAATCGTATATCCAAGCGATAGAGAATAGGCAAACGCTTGAAAAAGACTTGTATGAGAAGCTGTGATTTCAGTTTCCGTTCGACGGTCACTTAAACTTTGAAATGATAAACTTGTGATGAAGTCAAGGCGATCGAATCGGCTCTGCACGATTATTCCGAGCGTAGCTTGTGAGCGATTGATTTGATCAAATTCCGGAAGCGTGGTAGAAAGAAAATTTTCTAACCAATCGGCACTTAACGAAGCTTCCACCGCTGAAATACCGTTCATAGAGAAAAGGGTTTTGGAGAGCGAACCGCCCCCATACAATCCAATAAGGTTGTACCGATCATCGACACCCCCTGTGACCAATGCATTCGGATCACGAAAAAGCGTTTGATGAAACTCTGCTTTCCCGGAGAGTTTTAGTAGTGCGTCTGTAAATACATCATGTGAATAGTTGAATTGAAGAAATGAATCGATGTTTTTTAACCTTTGAGCCGAATTTTCTTCATTTCCAATAATGGCGGCATTTGGAAGGCCTCGGTCTGAAAGGAATGTAAATGCAGTAAGAGCATAATCGCTTTTGCCCTCGGAAAGAAGGCGATTCTTAAAAAGTTTTGCTTCTATTCGTAGTGATTGAAGATCGGAATTCTGCCGTTCAAAGAGGGTTTGATTTTCAGAAAGGTAAGTGTAGCGGCCACTGGCCGAAATATACTCTGAGGAGAAATTTATTTGCCCAATGTCATTCAAAGACTTTCTGATTTCTCCTCCGAGTCTTTTTTCTCCGAAAGCACCAACAAGCAGTTGAATTTTGCCGGTTGAAAATAGCGTTTTCTTTGGTAAAGGAGAAGATTCTAAATTGAGCACACTGCTTACCGGAAGGGCTATAGCAGGGGAATTAAGAGATTCATTTCCCGCTTGTGAAAGGGAAATTTTTGAAATCGATTGAATCGAAAGTCTTCCCAAATCAATTTGACCCGTTTGGTTATCCGTGAATGGAATTCCATCGTAAAGAACCATTGTGTGATTTGAGGAAAGTCCACGCAGCGATAGGGTTTTGAATCCACCGATTCCCCCATAGTCTCGGAGAAAAGCCCCACGAAAAAAACGAACCGCGTCTGAAACGGATTGAGGTGAAAAGCGCATAAAGTCTTTCGCGGAAAGTTCTTGAAATGGAAGCAGTGATGAAATTTCTTGAGAAAGCCTTGTTTCTTCAACTAACTTTTCCTTTGATTCAAAAGCTTTAAGTGTATCAACCGGTTTCTTAGGCTCACCCACTTGAGCATCAAGGGGGATGTTTAACATCAAGACAAGAAGGAAAAGAGGAACTGTATTTTTCAAAATCACTTTTATTGGTTGTCAAATTTTTAGAGGTAAGTGTGAAAACTTTTTGCTTAAAAGGTAAAACCAATTGCGGAGTAGAATCCTACAAACTCTCTTGAACCGCCAAGTGTAAAACTTAGAACAGAGTTAGCGTCAACAAAAGCAAGCCAGAAACCACCGCCAAAACCGGGATGCCATAAAGACGAGGTTTCATTCTCAAGATAAACACGCCCGGTTTCAGCAAAAGAAATTAGCCCAAAATCGGTAGGAACAATAAAAGCAAATCGAAAAAGCTTTTGCCGCCACTCTGCTGCAAATACTAGAGATTCATTTCCCAAAAAGCGTTGCTGGTCGAACCCTCGAATGCTTCGCTTTCCCCCTACGGAAGCGAGTTCAAAAAACGGCGCATCGCCAATCACCTTTTCATGAGTTGCCCGCATTGCAAAAACATCTCCGCTATTAAACATCGAAAAATAAATTCTCAAATCCGTACGAAACTTTGAAACCCAAGTCCTTGCTCCAAAAATGTTTGGAATCGATGAAAAGGAACTCTCAAATAAAATCCCATTTGTTGGGTTGAGCGTTTGATTTCGGCTATCATAAATCATCGTGGCGTTCGCTTTAAGAAGAAAAAGATCGCGAGAGCCATAAGTATTGGAAATGAAAAGAAGCTTGGTTGTTGCATCGTCCTCGTCCGGTTCTGAGAACACAAATTTACTTTCAAGCCCAATCTTTAACCGAAGTTGATCAAAAAGTTTGAAATAACATCCGTTGTATAAACTATAATGAGTTTGGCGAGCTAAGTAATGCCGTGATTCATCAAGTGAATCAGAAAAAACCGTTTCATTTCCTACGCCATAAAAGCGGATCACTTCAAGCTGAGATGCACGCGCAATGCTTTCAAAGCCGAGGTTTCCCTTTTCACCAAATGCAAAGGGTGAGTCAAAAGTAACATCAAGCACGCCGCGCGTTGTTGATGGTGAATAGGCAGCGGAGATTGAAAGTGAGGATTGGTACGGGATTTTTTGAAACCCATAGGTGATGAGATTGGGCTTATATCCCAAGATGATTCCATATTCAGAAGCATATCGAAACACCAAATCGAACCACCACTGTGAACCGAAATCTCTTGGAGGATTTTTAAAGTTCAAACTATCGAGCGGAAAATCAATAACCTTAATATTGCTTCGGTTCAAATATCTTTTTTCTGACCCAGTGAGAATATCATTTTTTCCTGCGTGGCAAATGGTTTCAACTTTTGCATTGCATTGTATGGAATCCTTTCCACCTTCGGTTAATACTCGAATGCGAATTGGAGTTTGAAACCCGTTGATGCTCACGATATCATCACCTTCTCCTAAATGAATTCGCACTTCGCTCGTTTCTTTTGGATAAAACTGGCGGTAGAAAATAATAGAAGAATCGATGCTGCCATTTTTTTTGAGTCGATACCCCTTAACACGTATGCTGCCGTCGCTTTCGACAAAGATATCAAAGCGTTCTTTTTTTTGGCTTCCGTACACTTCCGCTTCTTCAGCCATCAAGAGGTAATAATCGTCGCTTAAAGACTTTAATTTTTTTCGACGTTCTAATAGCGATGTCAAAATCCATTCCCCTGATTGCTTGTAGATTGTATTGGGTAACATTTTAACAGCAATTCGAATAGAATCTTCTTTAAGGGTTTCAAGGAAGGAGGCCGTTACAGAATCCCACTTCGCTCGAGATAAACTGCCATATAACCGCCGATCCATATATCTGCCCGACCAAGTGGCAAAATTTGCGGAAGGAAAATCAGAACCAAAGCTTTTGATTTGAGGCAAAATCTGGGTGCCAACCCAAGGGAGAATGCCGTCGTATCTTGCAAAGGCTTGATCACGATCTTGGGGAATCGCTTGCCAAGTTTTAATCCCGGTACTCGTTGTAATTCGAGAAAACTTCCATTGCCCCACATGCCGATCCCAGTCCCCCATAAAAACATCAAGAAGCCTTACCCTGAGAAGTGCTGCAGCATCGACCTGATCCTCAGAATCCTTTTCGAGCTTTTTCAAAAGACCAATGGTGTCTTCGATTTTTTCAATTGTTTCAAAATCCTCGCCTTCTCCTTCAAGACCTTTTGGATTCAATTCCAATGTTCCCAAAAGCCCAGCGAACATTGTGCGATACTCTCCAAGGATAGAATCATCGGGCATCACATATAGCTCCGGCGGAGAGGAAAGAATACCCAGCTGTTTTTGAAACGACGATGAAATAAAAATTGAATATGGAAATGAAGCGCTGATTTGATCCTGTACCACATCGGCAGCAAGCCCGAGTCGAAGCTCTTCTGACAAGACTTTTTTCGGATCTTTATTCAACGAGCGAAATTTGTATCGAAGACCGTTTGCTCCAATAAAATGAAGGGTTTTGGTTTGTAAACCACCACCAAGCTTAAGTGGTCTTAATCCTCCGGAAAGGGTATCAAGGCGAAGAACTTTTACCCACAAAGGGGTTCCCCAAGCCAAACGCCAATGGCTTCCTAAGAAAAACTCTCCAAACCCAGAAATGGAATAATCAGGCGAAGCCGCAAGATACAAGGAGTCAACGCGTGACTGAGCCTTCGTGACGCCTAAAACAGGAATTAGAAAATGCGTAATGCAAAGTAAAAAGATGAAACGAACTGCGGTTCGAAAGGCGGTTGTTTTTTTCACGTGAAATTGTATTCAATTCACATCAATTGAATTTGATATGTATAGACAAATTTATGACATTTCTTTTACTCCTTCCCGACAACTTCAAATCCCTTTATCCGCAAATTGGATTGTCTTTCAATAACAATCTAAACCAAAGAAAAAATGAGAAATCCAATGAGTTCATCGAAAAGGAAACAAGTTTTCCATTCTTTATTCGCCAGTTTTGCACTTGCCTTAATTCTTGGCAGCCTTTCTGCCTTATGGTTAAGTTCCTGTGAATCAAAAGAAGAAGAACCGATCGTAACAAGAAAGGCTGTAGAAATTGAAGGTACGGCAACTGTTCCTCCCCCCCCGATTCTGACGGAAATTCCTCCGGCACCTCCATCCGGAAGTCAGGTTCAAGAAACACAATCGATGGGCATTGCAGAAGGTGAAGAAGATTTAGGTTTTTCATCTGTTGATGGCATATCAAGTCAACCCGCAATGGGAATGGGCGGCTTAAGTACCACTATTGGCTTAGGGGGGGCAAAAGGTTCAGGCCAAATAGGATATTCCCGAAAAATGGCAATGCAACAAGGGCAAAAGTTTAATACTGAAAATTATTCACCTATTGCAGAAAATGGATTTAAGGAGACGATAAATGATCCGCTTTCTACTTTTAGCATCGATGTCGATCGCGCTTCATACAGCAACATTCGCCGCTTTATCGAGATGGGTTCAAAACCACCGAAGGATGCCGTGAGAATTGAGGAAATGGTCAATTACTTTTCTTATGATTACCCTCAACCAAAAGAACATGACCCGTTTAGCATTTCAACAGAGATCTCTGACTGTCCTTGGAACAAAGAGCACAAGTTGCTTCACATCGGTTTGCAGGGGAAGAAAATTCCAACACAATCCTTACCTCCTTCAAATTTGGTTTTTCTCTTGGATGTGTCAGGCTCAATGGAAGATGAAAACAAATTGCCTTTAGTAAGATCATCAATAAAAATGCTGGTTGAAAATCTGAGGGAGGAAGATTTGGTCTCGATTGTTGTCTATGCCGGGAGTGCCGGCGTTGTACTTGAACCAACTTCAGGAAGTCAGAAGCGTAAAATCACGGAATCCCTTGATCGCTTGCAAGCCGGCGGGTCAACAGCCGGAGGCGAAGGAATTCAATTGGCATATAAACTTGCCAAACGAAATTTCAAACCTAACGGGAATAATCGAGTCATACTAGCGACCGATGGTGATTTTAATGTCGGTGTATCAAGCGATGGCGATCTTGTTCAAATGATTGAGGCAAAAAGAAAGGAAGGCATCTTTCTAACCGTTCTCGGTTTTGGAATGGGAAATTATAAAGATTCAAAACTTGAACTTTTGGCAAATAAAGGCAATGGAAATTATGGCTACATCGATCGGCTCTCGGAGGCTAAAAAAATGCTTGTTTCTGAATTTGGTGGTACACTATTCACGATAGCGAAGGATGTGAAGATTCAAATTGAGTTTAATCCTGCAAAAGTGGCCTCCTATCGATTAATCGGATATGAAAATCGCCTTTTGAATAAAGAAGATTTTAATGATGATCGTAAAGATGCCGGGGAAATCGGTGCAGGACATACCGTAACAGCACTTTATGAGATTGTTCCTCTAACAGGAAAACGTGAAGGGACTTCCCCGAAAGTTGATCCTTTGAAGTATCAAACGAATGGGGTTGTGAAGAATGAGAATATCAGTGTGGAATGGGCAACCGTGAAATTTCGCTACAAAGCACCTAATGGGGAAGTCAGTCA
Protein-coding regions in this window:
- a CDS encoding VWA domain-containing protein — encoded protein: MSSSKRKQVFHSLFASFALALILGSLSALWLSSCESKEEEPIVTRKAVEIEGTATVPPPPILTEIPPAPPSGSQVQETQSMGIAEGEEDLGFSSVDGISSQPAMGMGGLSTTIGLGGAKGSGQIGYSRKMAMQQGQKFNTENYSPIAENGFKETINDPLSTFSIDVDRASYSNIRRFIEMGSKPPKDAVRIEEMVNYFSYDYPQPKEHDPFSISTEISDCPWNKEHKLLHIGLQGKKIPTQSLPPSNLVFLLDVSGSMEDENKLPLVRSSIKMLVENLREEDLVSIVVYAGSAGVVLEPTSGSQKRKITESLDRLQAGGSTAGGEGIQLAYKLAKRNFKPNGNNRVILATDGDFNVGVSSDGDLVQMIEAKRKEGIFLTVLGFGMGNYKDSKLELLANKGNGNYGYIDRLSEAKKMLVSEFGGTLFTIAKDVKIQIEFNPAKVASYRLIGYENRLLNKEDFNDDRKDAGEIGAGHTVTALYEIVPLTGKREGTSPKVDPLKYQTNGVVKNENISVEWATVKFRYKAPNGEVSQLIARSVTGKPVEFEAASENLRFASAVVMFGMQLRDSEFLGTTSSESIVRIAKNATGVDREGYRKEFLRLVNLAHSFRVQSVSRGEE
- a CDS encoding BamA/TamA family outer membrane protein encodes the protein MKKTTAFRTAVRFIFLLCITHFLIPVLGVTKAQSRVDSLYLAASPDYSISGFGEFFLGSHWRLAWGTPLWVKVLRLDTLSGGLRPLKLGGGLQTKTLHFIGANGLRYKFRSLNKDPKKVLSEELRLGLAADVVQDQISASFPYSIFISSSFQKQLGILSSPPELYVMPDDSILGEYRTMFAGLLGTLELNPKGLEGEGEDFETIEKIEDTIGLLKKLEKDSEDQVDAAALLRVRLLDVFMGDWDRHVGQWKFSRITTSTGIKTWQAIPQDRDQAFARYDGILPWVGTQILPQIKSFGSDFPSANFATWSGRYMDRRLYGSLSRAKWDSVTASFLETLKEDSIRIAVKMLPNTIYKQSGEWILTSLLERRKKLKSLSDDYYLLMAEEAEVYGSQKKERFDIFVESDGSIRVKGYRLKKNGSIDSSIIFYRQFYPKETSEVRIHLGEGDDIVSINGFQTPIRIRVLTEGGKDSIQCNAKVETICHAGKNDILTGSEKRYLNRSNIKVIDFPLDSLNFKNPPRDFGSQWWFDLVFRYASEYGIILGYKPNLITYGFQKIPYQSSLSISAAYSPSTTRGVLDVTFDSPFAFGEKGNLGFESIARASQLEVIRFYGVGNETVFSDSLDESRHYLARQTHYSLYNGCYFKLFDQLRLKIGLESKFVFSEPDEDDATTKLLFISNTYGSRDLFLLKANATMIYDSRNQTLNPTNGILFESSFSSIPNIFGARTWVSKFRTDLRIYFSMFNSGDVFAMRATHEKVIGDAPFFELASVGGKRSIRGFDQQRFLGNESLVFAAEWRQKLFRFAFIVPTDFGLISFAETGRVYLENETSSLWHPGFGGGFWLAFVDANSVLSFTLGGSREFVGFYSAIGFTF